Proteins encoded by one window of Propionispora hippei DSM 15287:
- a CDS encoding MarR family winged helix-turn-helix transcriptional regulator yields the protein MLQIFDNICILLAKAEQKHNQFTKAVLNQKDLGITPVQMLVLYTLYKGDGISVSELGKRSYLDNSTLTGLIDRLEMMKLVYRADSPEDRRAYLIFLTQKAIDLKAAVLDVCNTVRNEMLKECTGEEIEVLERVLLKIYQTL from the coding sequence ATGCTTCAAATTTTTGATAATATATGTATTCTGTTGGCAAAGGCAGAACAAAAGCATAACCAATTTACTAAAGCGGTATTAAACCAAAAGGATTTAGGAATTACACCGGTACAAATGCTGGTTCTTTATACATTGTATAAAGGCGATGGAATTAGTGTTTCTGAACTGGGTAAAAGGAGTTATCTGGACAACTCGACGTTGACAGGCTTAATTGATCGCCTGGAGATGATGAAATTGGTATACCGGGCGGATTCACCGGAAGACCGGCGGGCCTATCTGATTTTCCTAACGCAAAAAGCCATAGATTTAAAGGCTGCTGTGCTGGACGTTTGCAATACAGTCCGAAATGAAATGTTGAAGGAATGTACCGGAGAGGAAATTGAAGTATTGGAACGGGTACTGTTGAAAATATATCAAACATTATAA
- a CDS encoding ArnT family glycosyltransferase: protein MKRIRIVLVLLVAVLLNFVRLDQEGFANLYYAAGVKSMIMNWHNFFFVSSDPGGFITIDKPPLGFWLQTLSAKIFGFHGWSIILPQALGGVVSVYLMYVLVKRYHGEEAGLLSALVLAFTPIFVAASRNNTIDVLLVMTILFAVLVFLQAAETLNVKKLLLAFFLIGVGFNIKSLEAFMILPTFYITYMLVERKRFKTKLIHLFLATLVLIASSLPWFLIVDSISPADRPYVGSSETNSELELATGYNGLGHFLGYGIRTPGRPEQARNPNGPRFQSGIPSVDGGIVSGNMAGAPPKNLRQQGGESGVPGPFRLFNHQMGGQISWLLPFALSGIVISLYQFKRQALPENSRIKMIFWGCWLIPEMIFFSIAEGAHRYYLVMMAPAIAALVGITYVTFATWSASDGKRRYLLPAALFVSVVGQVWLIAGYEEWRSWLLPLVAGIGLLAILLLIWQASGKRGRQHRYYSYVIGLGVIVLLAAPLAWSLTPALYGSGNAAFPFAGPDLQTQLQYPGNMPNFSNRFNMATEKLEAFLMSHRNGEKYIVAVPNAHMASPIILGTGEPVITYGGFMGSEKILDGERLEALVASNQVRYVVLGSDNRQPDIDEWVRSHGVLVPDEEWQDKQKEEVAGRDGGTNPPRRMSMQLYDCHV from the coding sequence TTGAAACGGATAAGGATAGTACTCGTACTGTTAGTGGCGGTTTTATTAAATTTTGTACGGCTTGACCAAGAGGGGTTTGCTAACCTTTATTATGCAGCCGGCGTTAAGAGTATGATAATGAACTGGCATAATTTTTTCTTTGTTTCTTCCGATCCCGGCGGTTTTATTACTATTGATAAGCCACCGCTGGGGTTTTGGCTGCAGACCTTAAGCGCGAAAATCTTTGGTTTTCACGGGTGGAGTATTATTTTACCACAGGCATTAGGCGGTGTGGTATCGGTATATTTGATGTATGTGCTGGTTAAGCGGTATCATGGTGAAGAGGCGGGGTTGCTTTCAGCGCTTGTTTTGGCGTTTACGCCGATTTTTGTCGCAGCAAGTCGCAACAATACGATCGATGTGCTGCTGGTTATGACGATACTGTTTGCCGTGCTTGTATTTTTGCAGGCGGCTGAAACGTTGAATGTAAAGAAACTTTTATTAGCATTTTTTCTTATCGGGGTTGGTTTTAATATAAAAAGCCTGGAAGCTTTTATGATTTTGCCGACTTTTTATATTACCTACATGCTTGTTGAACGAAAAAGGTTCAAAACAAAACTGATTCACCTGTTCCTGGCTACACTGGTTTTAATCGCCAGCTCTTTGCCGTGGTTTTTAATAGTGGATAGTATTTCACCGGCTGACCGGCCTTACGTTGGCAGCAGCGAAACAAACTCAGAGCTTGAACTTGCCACGGGCTATAACGGTCTGGGCCACTTTTTAGGCTATGGAATTCGCACACCTGGCAGACCGGAGCAGGCAAGAAATCCCAATGGGCCGCGATTTCAAAGCGGCATACCTTCTGTTGACGGCGGCATTGTATCCGGTAATATGGCCGGAGCTCCGCCGAAAAATCTGCGGCAGCAAGGCGGTGAAAGCGGGGTACCCGGCCCGTTTAGGCTGTTTAATCACCAAATGGGCGGGCAGATCAGTTGGCTTTTACCGTTCGCCCTGAGCGGGATTGTTATTTCGTTGTATCAGTTTAAGCGTCAGGCGTTACCTGAGAACAGCAGGATCAAGATGATTTTTTGGGGTTGTTGGCTTATTCCCGAAATGATTTTTTTCAGTATTGCCGAAGGCGCTCACCGCTATTATTTGGTTATGATGGCGCCGGCCATCGCCGCGTTAGTCGGAATTACTTATGTGACGTTTGCGACCTGGAGCGCAAGCGACGGAAAAAGACGGTATCTGCTGCCGGCAGCTTTATTTGTAAGTGTAGTTGGACAGGTATGGCTTATTGCCGGCTATGAGGAGTGGCGGTCCTGGCTTTTGCCACTGGTAGCCGGAATAGGGCTATTGGCTATACTGCTCTTAATTTGGCAGGCTTCTGGAAAAAGAGGACGACAGCACCGGTATTACTCCTACGTCATTGGTCTGGGAGTGATTGTGCTATTGGCAGCTCCTTTGGCCTGGTCGCTTACGCCTGCTTTATACGGCTCGGGAAATGCGGCGTTTCCTTTTGCCGGTCCTGATTTACAAACTCAGTTACAATATCCCGGGAATATGCCCAATTTTTCTAACCGTTTTAATATGGCTACGGAAAAACTGGAAGCTTTTCTGATGTCCCACAGAAACGGAGAAAAATATATTGTCGCCGTACCCAATGCGCATATGGCGTCGCCGATTATTCTTGGGACCGGTGAGCCGGTGATTACTTATGGCGGCTTTATGGGTTCAGAGAAGATTTTGGATGGGGAAAGGTTAGAAGCGCTAGTGGCAAGTAACCAGGTCCGGTATGTTGTCCTTGGTTCAGACAACAGACAGCCTGATATTGATGAATGGGTGAGGAGTCACGGAGTACTTGTGCCTGATGAAGAATGGCAGGATAAGCAGAAGGAGGAGGTTGCCGGGCGCGATGGGGGAACAAATCCGCCGCGCCGCATGTCGATGCAGTTATATGATTGTCATGTTTAG